One Neodiprion pinetum isolate iyNeoPine1 chromosome 1, iyNeoPine1.2, whole genome shotgun sequence genomic window carries:
- the LOC124224808 gene encoding probable salivary secreted peptide, whose translation MFKRCSILVAFVTAVAVAGNVIPRAFEQRGTANVTYVGNNLYIGNRTKDDWLHKTVNIFKSAVPFRVVNETWTMTTYFNLTYLEAIDNAVNKTLGAYPTLVSGGPGQRNTTLLFNSKTGQPINFTLNAYVRY comes from the coding sequence atgtttaaaaggTGTTCGATTTTGGTTGCCTTCGTCACGGCCGTGGCTGTAGCCGGCAACGTGATACCGAGAGCATTTGAGCAACGCGGTACTGCGAATGTTACGTACGTTGGGAACAATTTGTACATTGGAAACAGGACCAAGGACGATTGGCTTCACAAGACCGTGAACATCTTCAAGTCTGCTGTTCCTTTCCGCGTGGTCAACGAAACCTGGACAATGACAACGTACTTCAACCTGACTTATCTGGAAGCGATTGACAATGCGGTGAACAAGACACTGGGAGCTTATCCAACTCTGGTTAGCGGTGGTCCAGGGCAGAGAAATACCACGCTATTGTTTAACAGTAAAACTGGTCAGCCTATCAATTTTACATTGAACGCATACGTCCGATACTAA